From the Parafrankia discariae genome, one window contains:
- a CDS encoding BlaI/MecI/CopY family transcriptional regulator: MEQLGDLEADIMDRVWSARGPVAVRDVQTLLTPTRPLAYTTVMTVMDRLFHKGWLTRERAGRSYRYQPALSRSAYTAQLMRSVLSGADDRGLALLHFVQTMDATEYETLREAVQWHSASRGRGDEEPAS; this comes from the coding sequence GTGGAACAACTCGGCGACCTGGAAGCCGACATCATGGACCGGGTGTGGTCCGCACGCGGCCCGGTGGCCGTCCGTGATGTCCAGACACTACTCACGCCGACGCGTCCGTTGGCCTACACGACAGTGATGACCGTCATGGACCGGCTGTTCCACAAAGGGTGGCTGACCCGGGAACGCGCCGGGCGTTCCTACCGCTACCAGCCCGCGCTGAGCCGAAGCGCTTACACCGCCCAGCTGATGAGGTCGGTGCTCTCCGGGGCGGACGACCGTGGCCTGGCGCTGCTCCACTTCGTACAGACCATGGATGCCACGGAGTACGAGACATTGCGCGAAGCCGTGCAGTGGCACTCCGCCAGCCGCGGTCGCGGCGACGAGGAACCCGCATCATGA
- a CDS encoding M56 family metallopeptidase, with the protein MIFGVLVVYAAVVSCGLPCFLRDASWSSRAPRLAVAMWLAAMISVVSVAALAAMLLFLPLHAIGDILVLLVQWCGWGDHSLTVSTRWTIPRTAGVVVGVAAALRLLHVAAAVAVAGRRSRVRHRHDVRLLGRFHPALSIYILDHADRSAFCLPGRSGGVVITEGALRALRPSELDAVIAHERAHLAGRHHLILTATAVLARAFPLVPLFGTGHEELRRLVELTADDSAARRSAPQVVAEAVLRLAAPPAPVLGMANTAVRQRVLRLLTADPPLSRPAVVGRGLIVAVLLLLPLVVTTVPALSDLGYHCV; encoded by the coding sequence ATGATCTTCGGTGTTCTCGTGGTGTACGCGGCCGTCGTCTCCTGCGGCCTGCCCTGTTTCCTCCGCGACGCTTCCTGGTCCTCCCGTGCGCCGCGGCTCGCCGTCGCCATGTGGCTGGCAGCAATGATCTCCGTGGTGTCCGTGGCGGCGCTGGCCGCCATGCTGCTGTTCCTACCGCTGCATGCGATCGGGGACATCCTGGTCCTGCTCGTCCAGTGGTGTGGGTGGGGCGACCACAGTCTGACGGTCTCCACCCGGTGGACGATTCCACGCACTGCCGGCGTCGTTGTGGGCGTCGCCGCAGCGCTCCGTCTCCTTCATGTCGCCGCCGCCGTCGCCGTCGCCGGCCGGCGGTCGCGTGTCCGTCACCGGCACGACGTCCGTCTGCTCGGGCGTTTCCATCCCGCGCTATCGATCTACATCCTGGATCATGCTGATCGCAGTGCGTTCTGCCTGCCGGGCCGCAGCGGCGGCGTCGTCATCACCGAAGGGGCGTTGCGGGCCCTGCGGCCCAGCGAACTTGACGCCGTCATCGCCCACGAGCGCGCCCATCTCGCCGGCAGGCACCACCTCATCCTCACCGCGACAGCGGTCCTGGCCAGGGCGTTCCCGCTCGTGCCGCTCTTCGGGACAGGACACGAGGAGCTACGCCGACTCGTCGAACTCACCGCGGACGACAGCGCGGCCCGGCGCAGTGCGCCCCAAGTCGTCGCCGAAGCCGTGCTGAGGCTAGCCGCCCCCCCGGCTCCCGTGCTGGGCATGGCGAACACCGCCGTACGGCAACGGGTCCTGCGCCTGCTGACCGCGGATCCGCCCCTGTCCCGCCCCGCTGTCGTCGGCCGGGGTCTCATCGTCGCC